The Solea senegalensis isolate Sse05_10M linkage group LG12, IFAPA_SoseM_1, whole genome shotgun sequence DNA segment AACAGGAACTACAGAGAGGTGTGCCCTGTTACTATAGAAACGAGGGGGTTTTCCTCCAAGCAGGGGCAGGGAATAAAAAAGCAATATCCtccattttaatataaaacacccttgtcttctcttttctcaTCTTTCTCCAGGAGGCAGAGGCTCTTGCAAAGAAAGAACAGCAGTAGCAGCTTTGCATTGTTTCTACCTGAGAGCTCAGGGTTGGACTTGGACCCAGACCTGGATCCAGACCTGGGCCCAGACTGACCTGGAAAAGAtccaaggaaaaaaagaagaagcaacatTTCACCTAGCTTATAAATATGTTGATGGTGTTTATTtcagaatgtttgttttttttgttatttgtgctCAGCTGTGCCTTGTCAGCTGTAGTCAATGGAGGTACTACACCAGAGCATCATGGGTATCTTTAacagctctgcttcctccacTAACCTCAGCTAACCTCAGCCTGCTAAGCTTTTGGGCCTAATGGTATGTCAATCAACCATGAGTGTTAATGTATAGCTTCCTGTTTGGGAGCACATCACGAGACAAAAGAAAGTTTGCACACCGAGAAAATTGTAACACAGATTCATTCTTAGTCCAAAACACAACATCATCCATGTCATTGTCATCCTTTGTGTTGACTCCATAGGTCTGTGTAAGTCTTAGCTGTTGAATTCAGATCTTGTGCTCTTAAATCACCAAATCTGCAGCACCTTCTGTAGGACTTAACTAATACAATCCCattgtgttgtggttttttttatttactttatattgTCTTAATGCTGTTTTAATAGCAGACTTTTTTCTACAAGATGatgtatgtttaaaaataacctGCCAAAAGTATGTAAACCCAGAGGGATGTAAAAGtaactttgttttgttaattatttGCCTTTTTGCAGCTTAGATGAGTTGAAAaggtgttgggtttttttttgtttgttttttttgctgttggcATCCTGTTCCACTTTGTTTTGTAAATCCCTGTTTTATATAGTTGATACCttcctgaaaataaaacagaaataaaactaCACGCATGACTGTGAGAACTTCTTCTAAAATGATGCCTCATCGTGACAAACccgtacttttttttttatcaacaataaCTCGGTAGTTTCCAGGATGTGACTGTTCTCTTCACACTTAACTATACTGAATCTTCTTGAAGCGGGTGATGGGAGCAATTTGGTAATTTCTTGGGTATCCAGCACCTTCAGATGCACACATGACAGTTGTTAACAATTCCACATGAGGGAAATGTGTAGCCTTTatattttatggtttaaaaTACTTTGAACTCTTTGAAACATGAATAAAGTTGCTAGAGCAGAACTTTGGTCGAATCTTTCGCTAAACATTCTGTCACCATTTTGCATATAATTTGTTCCTGTTCTTGTTTCTATTCTCATTTAATCTTTCATTACATTTGTCCTGTTGTGTAAATCTGAATTCTCCCCACGGGGGATTAACAATCTAAATCTAAAACTGGTAATAATCTTCGGTTCAGTAAAGTGCATTTGTACAGACAATGAaaccacatcacacacaggggATTTTTGTtggttgtgggttcagttcctggctTCCTGGCTAGTCTACATGCGAaagtgtccctgggcaagacactttaTGAAAgctgtgtgatagaaaatgtgctgcacgtatgaatgtgtgaaaagcacttaatataaatacagaccatctATGTACTGCAACTTCCTTTTGACTGCCAGATTTGACAAAGAGTcattttacattgttgttttgttttatggaagTTTTGTAAGTACTTTTGCTTTCTTGTTAACGTTTCTCAGCTCGTGTGCAATGGTGATTTTCAGTTGCAGATAAAGGAAGTATGTCGCTGTGGTGGAGGGGCCACTTCTCAGTTGCAGAAGTGAAACACATTACACACGCACATACGCTCCGTCGCACTGTTCCACGAACATTCAAGACTGAAAACCAGAAGAAAGCAAAAGCAAGACGTTAGAGAAGAGgagagtctgtctgtgtcatgCTCGCCGAAGGTTTTCTCCGAGTGCTGCTTtacagggaggagaggaagttTGCCTCTGCttccaaacaacacaaaacgAAGACAAACACTCATTGTACAGATGCGTTGATCTGTTCTCACTCCAACTCAAACACTACAGACCTACGGTTACATTCAGCTGAAGCAGGTAAAAAGCCTTGTTACTTGTTATAACATGTACACACTGTCTGATTATCGTAATGGTTCCATGTATAAATACATTCTTCTCTGgcttccttttttatttatatgttcttCCTGTGTCTAACATGATATCATTAATCATATCACACTACATTTGAGATGACATTGTATGCTGTGTGTCAAGCAGGTACATTAAGCTAAATGTACCTGCTTATGTTTTTGTAATCAGGTCAAGGCCAGGAAGAATTACACTTCACCCAAGATCAGGGACTGAGAGCGGTGCATCGACGCCCTGTAGGCCTCACAATCCCTGggtgttcacctgtcctcaccgtGGATCCTGACATAACAGTTTGCATTGACGACTGCAGTCTCCTGCAACAGTATCCAGATCTACAGGTGGCCGACTCTGGCCGCATCTCACAATATCCACTGAGAGCCACTGCTATTCAGCACAGTTTGGTCCGTCCTGTCTCTGACGTTCACTTCCAGCCAGAGTGGGAGGTTTCCCAGCAAGAGCTACGAGGGGAACCTGTTTCATCCACATCAGACCAGGGTTATCTGGTTGTGGGGACGAGTGTGAACATGAGCCTGGGTCTGCCTGGGTCTGGGTTGGAGCCCATGTCGAACTCGGTACTGAACGGCATGCTGGACAAACAGGTGGAGGAGGTTTACCTGCAGCACATGACTGACAATTTGGCTCGATGCAACTCTGACCTGGGAAACAGCCTCCTGCACGGCCTTGTGCCGCCACCGCAGCCCAGCATGCAGACACGGGGACCAGACTCACTGGAGGCCTGTCTGGTGAAAGTATCAGGTGGAGGCAACGCAAAGAAGATGAGTTGCCTGAGCACCCAGAACATTCCCTGCTCATCTAACTTCAGCTCGCCTGTGCTGAGGATCTCAGAGAATGACCACACTCATTTGAAGAGAAACTACATGTAATGGTGTTCCAggctttctcttctttttcaccCCAGGTTTATGTGAAATGGAGATTAGATCAATTCAGTAAATGAGAGcaagttctgtttgttttttttgtttgtatttgcatcatttctttgtttacttAAGTGATTAAATGATGCTTACAGTTTAGCAGCTCCCATGTGCCACCTGCTGTTGATTTTTTGTACTACACTGACATGTCCATGAGGATTTACTGTATTGTTTCCGTCATTATACAGTGTGGGTGTGTTAAGGTAATAACACTTTTATCTAATGTTATCTCACACGTCACCCTGGAGAGGCCTTGTAAATGTGTAACATTCACCTTTGTGTAAAATAACCTCTGGTGTAAATGAACTAAAATACTAGAACCTAAGAATAAGTCCACCGTTCACCAACcaggaaataaattaaatacaacaattcaacttTGATGTTACATGAGCTACAGCTCAAGTTACCACCAGAGGAGTAAAATGTTTAATGTGGAGTCTGATATGACTGAAAATACAAGAGACTTTTTCAGTAACGTCAGTGACCGACCTGATGACACTTATTAGTGTGAATTATACAGTGCATTTTTACTTTACTGTGAAATGCAACTGAAGAACAACAATGgtaaattctgtttttctttaatagaCAGCATTATATACCACTACTGTGCAAGACTCCTGGTCATCTGATGGCTACATgcaatattgtaatataataatactgtGTGAGGTTGATTTGTGACCTGTGAAGCACAGATGCTCACATGCTTCCTAACCTGGTATTGGGGAAATAAGCTTTCGTGAACTAAACTTGTTGTTCCTGCTGACAAGTCAAAGTGTCTGCACTGATGAAAGACCTGCGACGACAGAGCGCCACACTAAAAAAACATGGATACAAAAATCCATGTTCAGTGTGACAGTATAACAATATTATTCATTGCTGCTTTTCATGTctgattcaaaataaataataaaaacaaatcctgtgGTTATCCGAGAGTcatgtgttgatttttttgaaaatgtcaactgttaataattatcattttttatataatttatttatcaatatgttcttcttctttttctgaccATTCTCTGCAAACTCAAGAGATGATTGTGAGTTAAAATCCAAGATCAGGGGTTtctgaaatacacacaaacaaccatgctACGTTCAGAGTCACTGAAATCACTTTCTCCACCATTCAGAagcttcttttttgtcttgacCATGTTTACATGCCTTGATACATTGCATTGCTGATTAAATAAAACCCCAGGAAGTGagaacattttgggaaagtcAGGACATTCTATTACACCTGGTTACATTTCTGAATTTCTGATCTGCTGCAAGTGTATAATCCTGCACGTTCTCTCAGATCCTCTAATCAATGCTTGCTGTTCATTCCTCACACCCGCTTCAAAACAAGAGGGGATCAAGCCTTTCTAGCAGCGGCTCCCCAGACTATGGAACGAGTTGCCACTGTATCTGTGCACTTTCAATTCTGTAGAGTCTTTCAAAGAGCAGCTTAAGACCCTGCTGTTCAGAAAGGCTTTTAGTTAGgcgtgtgttttatttcagtctgtTTTATCTTCTCATGTCTGTTAATGTCGTATCTGCTGTGTATTATGTGCCTTACTTTTTTACAGTGAAGTGAAAAGTGcgatataaataaactttacttacttacttacttaaatGGGCTGTTTATGTGTTTAGAACTGATTTAACGTTCAGGTTAGCAAAAGGATTTAGGTTAAGGGTTGATGTTAAGGTGTGATGCTTAAGATAAGCTCTGCAATGCATTTGGTCCATGTATCTTCACTAAGACAGcagtgcaaacatgtgtgttgtgttgtcattgCTAACTCATTGCTAACTCAGGAGACTGTcacttcgtgtgtgtgtgtgtgtgtgtgctgcttgcCCTCCCCCATCTCCATAAGCCCTGTAGTagctctccctttctctctctctctagtggCCCCAGCATGGACACAAGATGGCAACACTTCTGtggactctctgtctctgtctgtctctcgctctctctgctcctctcctcctgtgtgGTGGCTGACTTggccctgacccctgacctcccTCAGCCTCACGAACAGCTCATCTCACTGGACTTCGATGTGTCATATGTGTCGTCATATGTGGTTTTCTGACTTTTGTTctgaagagaaaacaacatggagaacaaaaccctggtcctaatgaggcaaaaaaCTATTTTCTGAGGAAATTGACAAGTTTAGGgccaagatttgaattgtggaaATATTAAGGTTACGGCTATGGTCAGGGTTGGGGATACgactttgtttagactgtccaaatgaatggaggtcagTGCAGTGTCTTAAGAACAATAGCTGCTgaatcctctgtgtgtgtccatcaggTTTCCACTGGTCTGGTTGTGTCCCTGCTCTTGTCCCAGAAAGCTTTCACCATCTAGGTCGGCCTCCTGGTGGGAGGTGTGATAGATGTCGTCCGTCTCCACTCATCTGGCTCtcattcttcctctctctgctcccacCAGTCATCCTGGAAGCAGGTTACTTCCTGCCAGAGAGGCTTTTCTTTGAAAATCTCAGAATGTCCTTTACAAAGTCAGGGTGTAATTtctaatttgaaaaaaagaaaaaatgccaATTTTGACTGACAATTTTGTGTTTACAGCTTGTCGCACTGCCAtcaagtgacacaaatctgaatGAATGCAGGAGGTGTGTCATATCACCTACATAATTGCAGGTATGCAGTGCTGAGAACTTTATGGAATGTGCTGGGCATTGGGTTGTctctgtacagtgtgtgtgtgtgtgtgtgtgtgcgtgtgtgtgtgtgtgcgtgctggcCCAGAATTCTCTGGGAGACATCCCGCTGCTTTATTGCCTGTTCTTTGGCTCTATGATCCACCCTGTGAGATGCATGTTAACGGAGAACTCATTGACTCTCTCAGGGGTTTGGAGAGTCAATGATGCTGTCATTGTGGTGAGGAGACAGATGGTGCATATAAGTGCAGTATGTGTGAAGACAATTATTTAAACTGTATGTACACCCCCCCCATATGTGGTAATCTACAAGCTCTTTGAGTCCTTCCTCAGCAGGGTGATGCTGGTTGGATGCAGGGTGATGGTGGTCCCTTGTAGGCCTCCTTAATGGCCAGTTGGTGGTCCTCACCTCATGTTTCACTTTCAGAGCCGACATCCTTGcccttgtctttgtcttcctctactccaggggtgtcaaagtcatttttgttcaggggccacatacagcacaatttgatctcaagggggccggaccagtaaaaaaagcaaaataatagaataataacctatgagcAACTCCTtcgttttacatttaatgaaggataattttacaaaacatgaaatttcttgacaaatataagtgcaatttcaacaatatcatgcctaaatttactatttacacagcacactggatctataaaggcacaaacatttagccacgggtatctggagcatttaacattacatttagattagtgtgaaattttaacaaattcatcctgtgggccggattggaccctctggtgggccggttctggcccccgggccgtatgtttgacacccctgctctactCCTTCCTGTCCTACCTGACCTCAGACATGCTTCACCACAGCCTGGTATAATTTGATTTGCCTGCTGATTTGTTCTGCTTCACACTGCTGCTCTGCATCCTATGGTTGGCCACATGTAACTTAATaattctttgaaaaaaaaataaatgcattttttaatacTTCGTAAAAACACTGTGACATGTGAGAGATCAGTTCATCATGGCCTGCAGGGGGGGATCTGTTTCTCCACAGTCTTTCTCATTTCTTCATCACAACTACCATCATGGTCATTGTCTTCACTGTCTTTGTACAGGTGGGATAATAACATCACATGTGAActtggttgaaaaaaaaaacggctccaggatgatttaaaaaaaggtgttttatatttgtatatgatTGGTTGTATCTGGTTTGCAGAGGATGACCATAAAGCCTCTGGTAGAGCGACTGGTTGTGAAGAAGAAAGTAAGACGAtcatcaatatcaatatttcaGTGCATGGTGATAAAGTCATATGTACATCAGtgagaaaataatataatggGACCATATTTCTGGAAAATGAAGGTGGTTACCAggatttgtaaaaatgttttaacatatgtactgtattaaTAATGGCTGGTGTAGAGGACGTGGTACTCAGGACATCACTACCGGAAAGACAAGTTGGTCTCCCTTGTTTTATAAACTTTCATGTTAGAATGTCCTTAAACATGGGGCCTGAAAACACCAGTAGATGGCAGCAAATACCATATGCAAGATTTTCTGACCACAGTCACCTGGAAACTAATTTATTCTgcatataaaaatgtgtgtgataGATTTGAGCAGGTCAACAAAACCTAACTATCGTCGATTCCTGATCCAGGTTGAGCTTCCAAGCTCATTCTTGCATCCATTTTTCTtgaaacagaagaaagagatttaacagaaaatatttaatttatcaggcagttgaaaataaacaaggaCACCTTTCTTCATTAAATGAGACTTAATGTTGGTCAATTTtaataaatttgtttttttgtgtgtttttcttaagAGATGCAAGTTTATTCAAGGAAAAAATAATTCTGTATTGGTGGGACAAGTtaaagtgtgtgactgtgttttcagttttttatgaCAGCGCTCATAAAGTGAGAGCAGCACTTACTTTGCAGGTAAAATGCAAAAaccaaaggaaaaacaacttcAATACATCAATTTCTGAACCTCTGGTCTAAACTTCCAAGGACACTTGTGTATAATAAATTCTTTGTGTTGTACAATTCATAAAATCGGGGTTATACATTTTTCCTGAATGACGTATTGATGATATAATGTAGCACAGACTATTAAAACATACTGCATCATCAGATTAGTTCTTTTTCTCACACTTCCACTGTGCTGTTGACCCATTCTCTCCTGACTTTGTGGCCCTTGaacctcttcatcctctcctcaCTCGCCAGTGTGCTCCACAAGCCTGAGGCCCATCCTCCAGGACACATCAGTCCCAGCAGCCTCGGCTCAGCCCGGACCCGGATCCAAAATCAGCTGCCAGAGCCGATCAGATCTCTCCACAACATCGAGTATTCTTGGGCAGATCCCAGAGAAAACAACGTTGTTTTTGAGAACAAGAAGCAGCAACGAGGACAGACTgtgagaaaggacaagagggagaaggaaaatgtaaaacaacaaagtgtgtgttcagctgtttcaaaatggctgcatgAGCTGACACGTCATGGATGTCCTCCAATTAATGGGTTA contains these protein-coding regions:
- the si:dkey-237j10.2 gene encoding uncharacterized protein si:dkey-237j10.2 is translated as MLAEGFLRVLLYREERKFASASKQHKTKTNTHCTDALICSHSNSNTTDLRLHSAEAGQGQEELHFTQDQGLRAVHRRPVGLTIPGCSPVLTVDPDITVCIDDCSLLQQYPDLQVADSGRISQYPLRATAIQHSLVRPVSDVHFQPEWEVSQQELRGEPVSSTSDQGYLVVGTSVNMSLGLPGSGLEPMSNSVLNGMLDKQVEEVYLQHMTDNLARCNSDLGNSLLHGLVPPPQPSMQTRGPDSLEACLVKVSGGGNAKKMSCLSTQNIPCSSNFSSPVLRISENDHTHLKRNYM